In Flavobacterium sp. CBA20B-1, one DNA window encodes the following:
- a CDS encoding toll/interleukin-1 receptor domain-containing protein, with product MAKCTAPVHGHRSASARANCPACGGSYRSYNSYSSPYSSPSYGSYASNGYSGGGQRKTKATWSSAGSTILYTPKEIRTLTPVRENIEKRSDLPDLRDVFLCHAWDDRKESAQELHDILESKGVTVWFSEKDVLLGSSLLREIDKGLAKSRVGIVLVTPNFLERVKGEGIADKELSALLARDLLVPIVHNTTFEKLREISPLLGSRSGLSTEEDTMTNIASKLAELVTVED from the coding sequence ATGGCAAAATGTACAGCACCAGTTCATGGTCATCGCTCAGCTAGTGCTAGAGCAAACTGCCCTGCATGTGGGGGGAGTTATAGAAGTTACAATTCTTATTCGTCACCATATAGTTCTCCATCTTACGGAAGTTATGCAAGCAACGGATATAGTGGAGGAGGGCAAAGAAAAACCAAAGCAACCTGGTCTTCAGCTGGTTCAACAATACTCTACACTCCAAAAGAGATCAGAACACTTACTCCAGTCCGTGAAAATATAGAAAAACGTTCAGATTTACCTGATTTAAGAGATGTTTTTCTCTGTCACGCATGGGATGACCGTAAAGAATCAGCTCAGGAGTTACATGATATACTTGAATCAAAAGGTGTAACAGTTTGGTTTAGTGAAAAAGATGTCTTGTTAGGCTCTTCGTTGTTACGTGAAATTGATAAAGGATTAGCGAAATCTCGAGTAGGTATCGTTTTAGTAACACCTAACTTTCTTGAACGAGTTAAAGGAGAAGGTATTGCAGACAAAGAGCTTTCAGCTCTATTGGCTAGAGATTTACTTGTACCAATTGTCCACAATACAACTTTTGAGAAATTACGTGAAATAAGCCCTTTACTTGGTTCACGAAGTGGGTTGAGTACCGAGGAAGATACGATGACTAATATTGCTTCTAAACTAGCCGAATTAGTAACGGTAGAGGATTAA
- a CDS encoding T9SS type A sorting domain-containing protein gives MKQKIHKAYYFEQREEYPFKTPKISCLFIFFLLLSLTANAQQPYEWQWAMKGGGSLGGTDKETIHDVKVGSDGNYYFIASIFGTGQHHNAQLDGVTVQTNNQPNSQAGGLEDIFLFSTDCEGNVRWSQAIGGGSQDLAYNLVLDSENNVYIGGYFNPGVTNAAGTFPVRFSSTDSLPMNNNHPDYYKRIYLVKYDSDGNYQGKKALQGNVGSTNSGAQILDLAINDDILHFVVGLLNGTHLDNQITVPSTVTAGQYYLAKYDTDLNYISSILLPVTDGTGFPTGTSRFTYDESTNTYYIAGERRGAPLFPLTYDGQTIVNRSFIIAINGNDGSKKWIREIYSDPGTSSDLTGNKISSVIIDESSNVYIGGTRFRHPTYLDLKIYDPTDSSVTPYNITTGADYTVPMIVKFNSDGDVQWVQATAAFSTGVLAPGLRHGKGIAINNDEVAFAAQASAEFWGTIEVVRPVTNYQPDPILVRLDKQTGNVIGVHDIEGEPLSTKRMTAVAVDNDGNYITGGSFNANLFMNNTLGINPLISTGEADFFVAKLANSACGSVSTDDFNTLSFNVYPNPTTSIINVETTEQLSAYTIYDATGRLVQESMFDSSNQINMENNSNGVYFIKIVTVEGNTGTVKVVKR, from the coding sequence ATGAAACAAAAAATACATAAAGCTTATTATTTTGAACAGCGTGAGGAATATCCTTTTAAAACTCCCAAAATATCCTGTTTATTCATATTCTTTCTTCTTTTATCTCTTACAGCCAACGCCCAACAACCCTATGAATGGCAGTGGGCAATGAAAGGAGGTGGAAGTTTGGGAGGAACCGACAAAGAAACCATTCACGATGTAAAAGTAGGAAGCGATGGAAATTACTATTTTATTGCTTCTATTTTTGGAACAGGACAGCACCATAACGCACAGCTTGATGGCGTGACCGTACAAACCAACAATCAACCCAATAGCCAGGCTGGAGGATTGGAAGATATTTTCTTATTTTCTACTGACTGCGAAGGCAATGTGCGCTGGAGCCAGGCGATAGGCGGAGGCTCACAAGATTTGGCATATAATTTAGTGCTAGATAGCGAGAACAATGTATATATTGGAGGATATTTTAACCCAGGTGTTACTAATGCAGCAGGCACCTTCCCAGTACGTTTCAGTTCTACGGATTCTTTACCTATGAACAACAATCACCCCGACTACTATAAAAGAATTTATTTAGTAAAATATGACAGCGATGGTAACTATCAAGGAAAAAAAGCCTTGCAGGGCAATGTGGGAAGCACAAATTCTGGAGCACAAATTTTAGACCTTGCCATTAATGACGATATATTACATTTTGTCGTGGGATTACTCAACGGAACACATTTGGACAATCAGATAACCGTACCTAGTACAGTGACTGCTGGTCAGTACTATTTAGCAAAATACGACACCGATTTAAATTATATAAGCAGTATTCTTTTGCCTGTTACAGACGGAACAGGGTTTCCAACAGGAACTTCTCGTTTTACCTATGATGAAAGTACTAATACATATTATATAGCTGGAGAAAGAAGAGGTGCTCCTCTATTTCCCTTAACCTATGACGGACAGACTATTGTGAATCGGTCATTTATTATTGCTATTAATGGGAATGATGGCAGTAAAAAATGGATAAGAGAGATTTACTCAGACCCTGGAACAAGTAGTGATCTCACTGGTAACAAAATTAGCTCTGTAATAATTGATGAAAGTTCGAACGTTTATATTGGAGGAACCAGATTCAGACATCCTACCTACCTTGATTTAAAAATTTATGACCCTACAGACTCATCTGTTACACCCTATAATATTACTACAGGAGCTGATTATACAGTTCCAATGATTGTAAAATTCAACAGTGATGGTGATGTGCAATGGGTACAGGCAACCGCTGCTTTTAGTACAGGTGTTCTAGCACCTGGTTTACGTCATGGTAAGGGCATTGCTATAAACAATGATGAAGTAGCTTTTGCAGCACAGGCAAGTGCAGAGTTTTGGGGAACTATCGAAGTAGTTCGCCCAGTCACCAACTACCAGCCCGACCCGATATTGGTTCGTTTAGATAAACAAACAGGAAATGTGATAGGCGTACATGATATAGAAGGAGAGCCACTAAGTACTAAGAGAATGACGGCTGTAGCAGTTGATAACGATGGTAACTATATTACCGGAGGTAGTTTTAACGCCAATCTTTTTATGAATAATACGTTGGGGATAAACCCATTAATCAGCACTGGCGAAGCAGACTTTTTTGTAGCGAAGCTAGCAAACAGTGCGTGTGGTTCGGTGAGTACCGATGATTTTAATACATTATCGTTTAACGTATATCCAAACCCAACAACAAGTATCATCAATGTAGAAACTACAGAGCAGTTATCTGCTTATACAATCTACGATGCTACTGGAAGACTAGTACAAGAAAGTATGTTTGATAGCAGTAACCAGATAAATATGGAAAATAACAGTAATGGTGTCTATTTTATAAAAATTGTTACTGTAGAAGGCAACACCGGAACAGTTAAAGTGGTGAAGCGGTAG
- a CDS encoding T9SS type A sorting domain-containing protein: MKQQIHKSYHFEQREEYPFKTPKISCLFIFFFLLSLTANAQQPYEWQWAMKGGGSLGGTDKETIHDLKVGSDGNYYFIASIFGTGQHHNAQLDGVTVQTNNQPNSQAGGAEDIFLFSTDCEGNVRWSQAIGGGSQDRAYNLVLDSENNVYIGGYFNPGVTNAAGTFPVRFSSTDSLPMNNNHPDYYKRIYLVKYDSDGNYQGKKALQGNVSNDPNSAHYGSQILDLAIYNDTLHFIVGLLSGTHLDNQVTVPSQYTYDPNTWTYNFQYHLVKYDTGLNYINNIVLPIADGTGFVNGRIRFVYDTTSNQYYIGGMRGGVTGAVQPLIYDGNAFVERSFILAINDNDGSENWRREIYSTSTSGQLNVNCIFSLAVDDDSNVYVGGSFHQHNSPNIKIYDPTDSSVNPYFFTAGITSTIPMIIQFNNDGDVQWVQATTDIENIAPGPRYGKGIAINNNEVALGVQAGADTWGNIQINLPVNNYQPDPTLILLNKQSGAVLEVHGIEGEPLSTKTMTAVAVDNDGNYITGGSFNANLFMNNTLGINPLISTGEADFFIAKLANSACGSVSTDDFNTLSFNVYPNPTTSIINVETTEKLSVYTIYDATGRLVQERMFDSSNQINMENNSNGVYFIKIVTVEGNAGTVKVVKK, translated from the coding sequence ATGAAACAACAAATACATAAATCTTATCATTTTGAACAGCGTGAGGAATATCCTTTTAAAACTCCCAAAATATCCTGTTTATTCATATTCTTTTTTCTTTTATCTCTTACAGCCAATGCTCAACAACCCTATGAATGGCAGTGGGCAATGAAAGGTGGTGGAAGTTTGGGAGGAACCGACAAAGAAACCATTCACGATTTAAAAGTAGGAAGCGATGGAAATTACTATTTTATTGCCTCTATTTTTGGAACAGGGCAACACCATAACGCACAACTTGACGGTGTGACCGTACAAACCAACAATCAACCCAATAGTCAGGCTGGAGGGGCTGAAGATATTTTCTTATTTTCTACTGACTGCGAAGGCAATGTGCGTTGGAGCCAGGCGATAGGTGGAGGCTCACAAGATAGGGCATATAATTTAGTGCTAGATAGCGAGAACAATGTATATATTGGAGGGTATTTTAACCCAGGTGTTACTAATGCAGCAGGCACCTTCCCAGTACGTTTCAGTTCTACGGATTCTTTACCTATGAACAACAATCACCCCGACTACTATAAAAGAATTTATTTAGTAAAATATGACAGCGATGGTAATTATCAAGGAAAAAAAGCCTTGCAGGGCAATGTAAGTAACGATCCTAACAGCGCACATTATGGTTCGCAAATTTTAGACCTTGCCATTTATAACGATACCTTGCATTTTATAGTAGGCTTACTAAGTGGAACACATTTAGACAATCAGGTAACTGTTCCTTCACAATATACCTATGACCCTAATACATGGACATATAATTTTCAATATCATTTGGTAAAATACGATACAGGCTTAAATTATATCAATAATATTGTTTTACCTATTGCAGATGGTACAGGATTTGTTAATGGACGAATTAGATTTGTCTATGATACAACCTCTAACCAATATTATATTGGAGGAATGCGAGGAGGGGTTACTGGTGCTGTACAACCATTAATATACGATGGTAATGCATTTGTAGAACGCTCTTTTATACTAGCAATTAATGATAATGACGGCAGTGAAAATTGGCGTAGAGAAATTTATTCTACTTCTACTTCAGGACAGCTTAATGTTAACTGTATTTTTTCATTGGCTGTGGATGACGATTCCAATGTCTACGTAGGAGGAAGTTTCCATCAACATAACTCACCAAACATAAAAATTTATGACCCTACAGACTCATCTGTTAACCCATATTTTTTTACAGCTGGTATTACTTCAACTATTCCAATGATTATACAGTTTAATAATGATGGTGATGTGCAATGGGTACAGGCAACAACAGATATTGAAAATATTGCTCCTGGTCCACGTTATGGAAAAGGAATAGCTATAAATAACAATGAAGTCGCCCTTGGGGTACAAGCTGGTGCTGATACTTGGGGGAATATTCAAATAAATTTACCAGTAAATAACTATCAACCTGACCCAACACTAATACTACTCAATAAACAGTCGGGTGCTGTTTTAGAAGTTCACGGAATTGAAGGAGAGCCACTAAGTACTAAGACAATGACAGCTGTAGCAGTTGATAACGATGGTAACTATATTACCGGAGGTAGTTTTAATGCCAATCTTTTTATGAATAATACGTTGGGTATAAACCCATTAATCAGCACTGGCGAAGCAGACTTTTTTATAGCTAAGCTAGCAAACAGTGCATGTGGTTCGGTAAGTACGGATGATTTTAATACATTATCGTTTAACGTATATCCAAACCCAACAACAAGTATCATCAACGTAGAAACCACAGAGAAGTTGTCTGTTTATACAATCTACGATGCTACAGGAAGACTAGTACAAGAACGTATGTTTGATAGCAGTAACCAGATAAATATGGAAAACAACAGTAATGGTGTCTATTTTATAAAAATTGTTACCGTAGAAGGCAATGCCGGAACGGTTAAAGTGGTGAAGAAATAG
- a CDS encoding T9SS type A sorting domain-containing protein produces the protein MSLTVNAQQPYEWQWAMKGGGSLGGTGAGIDDERIYDIKVGTDNNYYFITSIAGASNANLDGYTVPVYNTSNTIAGGTKDIFLFSTDCEGNVRWSQAIGGWKNDTAYNLVLDDQNNVYVGANVRNEDPGSGGGIRPPLHFSDNDFVPFPDFSNGGVNIPQEGFKTTYLVKYDSNGNYIEKKALQGDVTGNNFTSQISDLAIDGDGKIHFIIGLINGTHLDGNVTVPSSFNTLYNYQYHLVTYDTYPNLDYNSSISLPISNSTGLSMKDTRFGYDSGTNTFYIAGERIGAPLMPLTYDGQTIVNRSYIIAINGNDGSKKWIREIYSDPGTSSDLTGNKISSVVIDDNSNVYIGGARFRHPTYLDLKIYDPTDSSVTPYNITTGADYTVPMIVKFNSDGDVQWVQATTSHDSTISASTLRRGKNIAINGNEIAFAAQGGADSWGAINIARPLGANFQPDPILVRLDKQTGNVIGVHDIEGEPLSTKTMTAVAVDNDGNYITGGSFNANLFINNTLGINPLISTGEADFFVAKLANSACGSVSTDDFNTLSFNVYPNPTTSIINVETTEQLSAYTIYDATERLVQERMFNGSNQINMENNSNGVYFIKIVTVEGNTGTVKVVKR, from the coding sequence TTGTCTCTTACAGTCAACGCCCAACAACCCTATGAATGGCAGTGGGCAATGAAAGGAGGCGGAAGTCTAGGTGGTACAGGAGCAGGAATTGATGATGAAAGAATTTATGATATAAAAGTAGGTACAGATAATAACTATTATTTTATAACATCAATTGCAGGAGCATCAAATGCAAATTTAGACGGGTACACCGTACCAGTATACAATACCTCTAATACAATAGCTGGTGGCACTAAAGATATTTTTTTGTTTTCCACTGACTGTGAAGGCAATGTGCGTTGGAGTCAGGCTATTGGTGGCTGGAAAAATGATACTGCCTATAATTTGGTATTAGACGATCAAAACAATGTTTATGTAGGAGCAAATGTTAGAAATGAAGATCCAGGTTCAGGAGGAGGTATTAGACCACCATTACATTTTTCAGATAATGACTTTGTGCCTTTTCCAGATTTTAGTAATGGTGGAGTAAATATTCCACAAGAGGGTTTCAAAACTACTTATTTAGTAAAATATGATAGTAATGGCAATTATATAGAAAAAAAGGCTCTACAGGGAGATGTAACAGGGAATAATTTCACCTCACAAATTTCCGATTTGGCAATAGACGGTGACGGAAAAATACATTTTATTATTGGACTAATAAACGGTACGCATTTGGATGGAAATGTAACTGTACCTTCAAGTTTTAATACACTATACAATTACCAATACCATTTAGTAACCTATGACACATATCCCAACCTTGACTATAATAGTAGTATTTCTTTACCTATTTCAAATAGTACAGGTTTGTCTATGAAAGATACTCGCTTTGGTTATGATAGTGGTACTAATACATTTTATATAGCTGGTGAGCGAATAGGTGCACCACTTATGCCATTAACTTATGATGGACAAACTATTGTAAATCGTTCATATATTATTGCTATTAATGGAAATGATGGCAGTAAAAAATGGATACGAGAGATTTACTCAGACCCTGGAACAAGTAGTGATCTCACTGGTAACAAAATTAGCTCTGTAGTAATTGATGATAATTCCAACGTTTATATTGGAGGGGCCAGATTCAGACATCCTACCTACCTTGATTTAAAAATTTATGACCCTACAGACTCATCTGTTACCCCCTATAATATTACTACAGGAGCTGATTATACAGTTCCAATGATTGTAAAATTCAATAGTGATGGCGATGTGCAATGGGTACAGGCAACAACATCTCACGACTCAACTATCTCCGCATCTACCTTACGTCGAGGAAAAAATATTGCTATAAATGGGAATGAAATAGCTTTTGCAGCACAAGGCGGTGCTGACTCTTGGGGGGCAATAAACATAGCTCGTCCTTTAGGAGCTAATTTTCAGCCCGACCCTATATTGGTTCGTTTAGACAAACAAACAGGAAATGTGATAGGTGTACATGATATAGAAGGAGAACCACTAAGTACTAAGACAATGACGGCTGTAGCAGTTGATAACGACGGTAACTATATTACCGGAGGTAGTTTTAATGCCAATCTTTTTATAAATAATACACTGGGTATAAACCCATTAATCAGCACTGGCGAAGCAGACTTTTTTGTAGCTAAGCTAGCAAACAGTGCATGTGGTTCGGTGAGTACGGATGATTTTAATACATTATCGTTTAACGTATATCCAAACCCAACAACAAGTATCATCAATGTAGAAACTACAGAGCAGTTGTCTGCTTATACGATATACGATGCTACAGAAAGACTAGTACAAGAACGTATGTTTAACGGCAGTAACCAGATAAATATGGAAAACAACAGTAATGGTGTCTATTTTATAAAAATTGTTACCGTAGAAGGCAACACCGGAACAGTTAAAGTGGTGAAGCGGTAG